From Eleftheria terrae, the proteins below share one genomic window:
- the hisA gene encoding 1-(5-phosphoribosyl)-5-[(5-phosphoribosylamino)methylideneamino]imidazole-4-carboxamide isomerase codes for MLLIPAIDLKDGKCVRLKQGDMNDSTTFGEDPAAMARRWLEAGARRLHLVDLNGAFAGKPVNEAAIKSILAEVGDEIPVQLGGGIRDLDTIERYLDDGLSYVIIGTAAVKNPGFLQDACTAFGGHIIVGLDAKDGKVATDGWSKLSGHEVVDLARKFEDYGVEGVIYTDIGRDGMLTGINIDATVKLAQALSIPVIASGGLSNLADIERLCAVESEGVEGVICGRAIYSGDLDFTLAQKRADELNGGA; via the coding sequence ATGTTGCTGATCCCTGCCATCGACCTGAAAGACGGCAAGTGCGTGCGCCTCAAGCAAGGCGACATGAACGACTCCACCACCTTCGGTGAAGACCCTGCCGCCATGGCGCGCCGCTGGCTCGAAGCCGGGGCCCGCCGCCTGCACCTCGTTGACCTCAACGGGGCCTTTGCCGGCAAGCCGGTCAACGAAGCGGCAATCAAGAGCATCCTGGCCGAAGTGGGCGACGAGATTCCCGTCCAGCTTGGCGGCGGCATCCGCGACCTCGACACCATCGAACGCTACCTGGACGACGGCCTGAGCTACGTCATCATCGGCACCGCGGCGGTGAAGAACCCGGGCTTCCTCCAGGATGCCTGCACCGCCTTCGGCGGCCACATCATCGTTGGCCTCGACGCCAAGGACGGCAAGGTCGCCACCGACGGCTGGTCCAAGCTGTCCGGCCACGAGGTGGTCGACCTGGCCCGCAAGTTCGAGGACTACGGCGTGGAGGGCGTCATCTACACCGACATCGGCCGCGACGGCATGCTGACCGGCATCAACATCGACGCCACCGTCAAGCTCGCGCAGGCGCTCAGCATCCCGGTGATCGCCTCCGGCGGGCTCAGCAACCTGGCCGACATCGAGCGCCTGTGCGCGGTGGAAAGCGAGGGCGTGGAAGGCGTGATCTGCGGCCGCGCGATCTACAGCGGCGACCTCGACTTCACCCTGGCGCAGAAACGCGCCGACGAACTCAACGGCGGCGCCTGA
- the hisH gene encoding imidazole glycerol phosphate synthase subunit HisH, which translates to MPTLAVVDYGMGNLRSVSQAVLHVARGTGIDVQVTSRPEDVMAAERVVLPGQGAMPDCMRELRDSGLQEAVLHAAAHKPLMGVCVGMQMLLERSEEGPTDGLGLIPGEVLRFQLDGQLQPDGSRYKVPQMGWNRVFQARPHALWQGVPDGAWFYFVHSYHARTRQPEHSTGETEYGTRFTCAVARDNIFATQFHPEKSAEHGLALYRNFLTWKP; encoded by the coding sequence ATGCCGACACTTGCTGTGGTGGACTACGGGATGGGCAACCTGCGCTCGGTGTCGCAGGCGGTGCTGCATGTCGCGCGGGGCACCGGCATCGACGTGCAGGTGACCTCGCGCCCCGAGGACGTGATGGCCGCCGAACGCGTGGTGCTGCCCGGCCAGGGCGCCATGCCCGACTGCATGCGCGAGCTGCGTGACTCCGGCCTGCAGGAGGCCGTGCTGCACGCAGCCGCCCACAAGCCCCTGATGGGCGTCTGTGTCGGCATGCAGATGCTGCTCGAGCGCAGCGAGGAAGGCCCCACCGATGGCCTCGGCCTGATCCCCGGCGAGGTGCTGCGCTTCCAGCTGGATGGCCAGCTGCAGCCCGACGGCAGCCGCTACAAGGTGCCGCAGATGGGCTGGAACCGCGTCTTCCAGGCCCGCCCGCATGCCCTGTGGCAGGGCGTGCCCGACGGCGCCTGGTTCTACTTCGTGCACAGCTACCATGCCCGCACCCGGCAGCCCGAGCACAGCACCGGGGAAACCGAGTACGGCACCCGCTTTACCTGTGCTGTGGCGCGGGATAATATTTTCGCCACGCAATTCCACCCGGAGAAGAGCGCAGAGCACGGCCTGGCCCTGTACCGCAACTTCCTGACCTGGAAGCCCTGA
- the hisB gene encoding imidazoleglycerol-phosphate dehydratase HisB: protein MSTPCTPDRVAEVTRNTAETQIRVAVNLDGTGQARLSTGIGFFDHMLDQIARHGLIDLDIDAKGDLHIDGHHTVEDVGITLGQAVARAVGDKKGLRRYGHAYVPLDEALSRVVIDFSGRPGLTMHVPFKSGMIGAFDTQLAYEFFQGFANHALVTLHIDNLRGENAHHQCETVFKAFARALRMALELDPRMTGIIPSTKGSL, encoded by the coding sequence ATGAGCACCCCCTGCACCCCCGACCGCGTGGCCGAAGTCACGCGCAACACCGCCGAGACCCAGATCCGCGTGGCCGTCAACCTCGACGGCACCGGCCAGGCCCGGCTGTCCACCGGCATCGGCTTCTTCGACCACATGCTGGACCAGATCGCCCGCCACGGCCTGATCGACCTCGACATCGACGCCAAGGGCGACCTGCACATCGACGGCCACCACACGGTGGAGGACGTCGGCATCACGCTGGGCCAGGCGGTGGCCCGGGCAGTGGGCGACAAGAAGGGCCTGCGCCGCTACGGCCACGCCTACGTGCCGCTGGACGAGGCGCTCTCCCGCGTGGTGATCGATTTCTCCGGCCGCCCGGGCCTGACCATGCACGTGCCCTTCAAGTCCGGGATGATTGGCGCGTTTGACACACAGTTGGCCTATGAGTTCTTCCAGGGTTTCGCCAATCACGCACTCGTGACCCTTCACATCGACAACCTGCGTGGCGAGAATGCCCATCACCAATGTGAAACCGTGTTCAAGGCCTTTGCCCGGGCCCTGCGCATGGCCCTCGAACTCGACCCCCGCATGACCGGCATCATCCCCTCCACCAAAGGATCGCTCTGA
- the hisC gene encoding histidinol-phosphate transaminase: MSTLEQRLQQVVRDDVRSMQSYVVQPSTGMIKLDAMENPFTLPPELQRALGERLGAVALNRYPGDCTARLREALARHARLPEGFELMLGNGSDELISMLAVACSVPGAAIVAPMPGFIMYPMSAQLHGLKYVGVPLVPGSLELDEAAMLAAIAEHRPVLVYIAYPNNPSGNLFDDAIIERIVQAAPGLVVIDEAYQPFASKSYIDRLARHEHVVLMRTMSKFGLAGARIGYMMGRQALMAHIEKVRPPYNVSVLNCEAALFALEHEAEFARQAAVLRAERERLIDALRGMPGVHPYPSEANMVLVRVPDPDRSLATLRERRVLVKKLAKVASVGDCLRLTVGTPEENDVMIAALRESLQ; the protein is encoded by the coding sequence ATGAGCACCCTCGAACAACGCCTGCAGCAGGTCGTGCGCGACGACGTGCGCAGCATGCAGTCCTACGTCGTACAGCCGAGCACCGGCATGATCAAGCTCGACGCGATGGAGAACCCCTTCACCCTGCCGCCCGAGCTGCAGCGCGCGCTCGGCGAGCGCCTGGGCGCGGTGGCGCTCAACCGCTATCCCGGCGACTGCACCGCCCGGCTGCGCGAGGCGCTGGCCCGCCATGCCCGGCTGCCCGAGGGCTTCGAGCTGATGCTGGGCAACGGCTCCGACGAGCTGATCTCGATGCTCGCGGTGGCCTGCAGCGTGCCGGGTGCGGCCATCGTGGCGCCGATGCCAGGCTTCATCATGTACCCGATGTCGGCCCAGCTGCACGGACTGAAGTACGTCGGCGTGCCGCTGGTGCCCGGCAGCCTGGAGCTGGACGAGGCGGCGATGCTGGCTGCCATCGCCGAGCACCGCCCGGTGCTGGTCTACATCGCCTACCCGAACAACCCAAGTGGCAACCTGTTCGACGACGCCATCATCGAGCGCATCGTGCAGGCCGCCCCGGGCCTGGTGGTGATCGACGAGGCTTACCAGCCCTTCGCCAGCAAGAGCTACATCGACCGCCTGGCCCGCCACGAGCACGTCGTGCTGATGCGCACCATGAGCAAGTTCGGCCTGGCCGGCGCGCGCATCGGCTACATGATGGGCCGTCAGGCCCTGATGGCGCACATCGAGAAGGTGCGCCCGCCCTACAACGTCAGCGTGCTGAACTGCGAGGCGGCGCTCTTCGCGCTGGAGCACGAGGCCGAGTTCGCCCGCCAGGCCGCCGTGCTGCGCGCCGAGCGCGAGCGGCTGATCGACGCGCTGCGCGGCATGCCGGGTGTGCACCCCTATCCCAGCGAAGCCAACATGGTGCTGGTGCGGGTGCCCGACCCCGACCGCAGCCTGGCCACGCTGCGCGAGCGCCGCGTGCTCGTCAAGAAGCTGGCGAAGGTGGCGTCGGTGGGCGATTGCCTGCGCCTGACCGTCGGCACCCCGGAGGAAAACGACGTGATGATCGCCGCCCTGCGCGAGAGCCTGCAATGA
- the hisD gene encoding histidinol dehydrogenase, with amino-acid sequence MKVQIRQLATTAPDFEAEFHRALHWSAETDHAIEQRVADILADVRARGDAAVLEYTHRFDGLAAGSVSELALSQQELQAALEQITPAQREALQAAARRVRLYHERQLEACGRSWRYRDEDGTLLGQKVTPLDRVGIYVPGGKAAYPSSVLMNAIPAQVAGVGEIVMVVPTPRGEKNPLVLAAAAVAGVHRAYTIGGAQAVAALAYGTAAVPKVDKITGPGNAYVASAKKRVFGTVGIDMIAGPSEILVLADGSTPADWVAMDLFSQAEHDELAQSILLCPDAGYIEQVREAIDRLLPGMPRRDVIRASLEGRGALILTRSMDEACEISNRIAPEHLEVSSREPHRWEPLLRHAGAIFLGAYTSESLGDYCAGPNHVLPTSGTARYSSPLGVYDFQKRSSLIEVSEAGARTLGGIAAELAYGEGLQAHARAAELRMTTGKKEN; translated from the coding sequence ATGAAGGTCCAGATCCGTCAACTCGCCACCACCGCGCCGGACTTCGAAGCTGAATTCCATCGCGCGCTGCATTGGTCGGCGGAGACGGATCATGCGATCGAGCAGCGCGTGGCCGACATCCTGGCCGACGTGCGGGCCCGCGGCGATGCCGCGGTGCTGGAGTACACCCACCGCTTCGACGGCCTGGCCGCCGGCTCGGTCTCCGAGCTGGCGCTGAGCCAGCAGGAACTGCAGGCGGCACTCGAGCAGATCACCCCGGCCCAGCGCGAGGCGCTGCAGGCTGCCGCCCGTCGGGTACGGCTGTACCACGAGCGCCAGCTCGAAGCCTGCGGCCGCTCCTGGCGCTACCGCGACGAGGATGGCACCCTGCTGGGGCAGAAGGTGACACCGCTGGACCGGGTGGGCATCTACGTGCCCGGCGGCAAGGCGGCCTATCCGTCCAGCGTGCTGATGAACGCCATCCCGGCCCAGGTGGCCGGTGTTGGCGAGATCGTCATGGTGGTGCCCACGCCGCGCGGCGAGAAGAACCCGCTCGTGCTGGCCGCCGCGGCGGTGGCCGGCGTGCACCGGGCCTACACCATCGGCGGTGCGCAGGCGGTGGCGGCGCTCGCCTACGGCACGGCCGCGGTGCCCAAGGTCGACAAGATCACCGGCCCCGGCAATGCCTATGTGGCCAGCGCCAAGAAGCGGGTCTTCGGCACGGTCGGCATCGACATGATCGCCGGCCCGAGCGAGATCCTCGTGCTGGCCGACGGCAGCACGCCGGCCGACTGGGTGGCCATGGACCTGTTCAGCCAGGCCGAGCACGACGAGCTGGCGCAGAGCATCCTGCTGTGCCCGGACGCCGGCTACATCGAGCAGGTGCGCGAGGCCATCGACCGCCTGCTGCCCGGGATGCCGCGGCGCGACGTCATCCGCGCCTCGCTGGAAGGCCGCGGCGCGCTGATCCTCACCCGCAGCATGGATGAGGCCTGCGAGATCAGCAACCGCATCGCGCCCGAGCACCTGGAGGTGTCCTCGCGCGAGCCGCATCGCTGGGAGCCGCTGCTGCGGCACGCCGGCGCGATCTTCCTTGGGGCCTACACCAGCGAATCGCTGGGCGACTACTGCGCCGGTCCCAACCACGTGCTGCCGACCTCCGGCACCGCCCGCTACTCGTCGCCGCTGGGCGTCTACGACTTCCAGAAGCGCTCCAGCCTCATCGAAGTCAGCGAAGCCGGCGCCCGCACCCTGGGCGGCATCGCCGCCGAACTGGCCTACGGCGAAGGCCTGCAGGCCCACGCCCGCGCCGCTGAACTGCGCATGACGACCGGCAAGAAGGAAAACTGA
- the hisG gene encoding ATP phosphoribosyltransferase, with amino-acid sequence MITLALSKGRIFEETLPLLKAAGIEVTEDPEKSRKLILPTNRDDVRVVLVRATDVPTYVQYGGADLGVAGRDVLLEHGGQGLYQPLDLRIARCRMSVAARADFDYAAAVRQGSRLRVATKYTTVARQHFADKGVHVDLIKLYGSMELAPLTGLADAIVDLVSTGSTLKANHLVEVEQIMEISSRLVVNQAALKLKREPIRRLIDVFSNAIVQG; translated from the coding sequence ATGATCACGCTGGCGCTGTCCAAGGGACGCATCTTCGAAGAGACCCTGCCGCTGCTGAAGGCTGCCGGCATCGAGGTGACCGAAGACCCCGAGAAGTCCCGCAAGCTCATCCTGCCCACCAACCGCGACGATGTGCGGGTGGTGCTGGTGCGCGCCACCGACGTGCCCACCTATGTGCAGTACGGCGGCGCCGACCTCGGCGTGGCCGGCCGCGACGTGCTGCTGGAGCACGGCGGCCAGGGCCTGTACCAGCCGCTGGACCTGCGCATCGCCCGCTGCCGCATGAGCGTGGCCGCGCGTGCCGACTTCGACTACGCCGCCGCCGTGCGGCAGGGCTCGCGGCTGCGGGTGGCCACCAAGTACACGACCGTGGCGCGCCAGCACTTCGCCGACAAGGGCGTGCACGTCGACCTCATCAAGCTCTACGGTTCCATGGAGCTGGCGCCGCTGACCGGCCTGGCCGACGCCATCGTTGACCTGGTCTCCACCGGCAGCACGCTCAAGGCCAACCACCTGGTCGAGGTGGAGCAGATCATGGAGATCTCCTCCCGCCTCGTCGTCAACCAGGCCGCGCTCAAGCTCAAGCGCGAGCCCATCCGTCGACTCATCGACGTCTTCTCCAACGCCATCGTGCAGGGGTGA
- the murA gene encoding UDP-N-acetylglucosamine 1-carboxyvinyltransferase → MDQLLIRGGRRLHGEVTISGAKNAALPELCAALLSAEPVTLRNVPRLQDVNTTLKLLRNMGVAAERSEARPDEVVLDAGRLANPEAPYDLVKTMRASILVLGPLLARFGRATVSLPGGCAIGSRPVDQHIKGLQAMGADIKVEHGYIVATAKRLKGARITTDMVTVTGTENLLMAATLAEGETVLENAAQEPEIPDLAEMLIAMGAKIEGLGTSKIRIQGVDSLRGCSHDIIPDRIECGTFLCAVAAAGGEVVLRHARASHLDAVIEKLREAGVSIEAGEDHIRVKGDGRVKAVSFRTSEYPAFPTDMQAQFMALNCVADGAAKITETIFENRFMHVNELVRLGARIEVDGHTAVVQGVEKLSGATVMATDLRASASLVIAGLVAEGQTVVDRIYHLDRGYDQMEAKLRGIGADIERVKAS, encoded by the coding sequence ATGGACCAACTCCTCATTCGCGGTGGCCGCCGGCTTCACGGTGAAGTCACGATTTCCGGCGCCAAGAACGCTGCCCTGCCCGAACTCTGTGCCGCGCTGCTGAGCGCCGAGCCGGTCACGCTGCGCAACGTGCCGCGGCTGCAGGACGTCAACACCACCCTCAAGCTGCTGCGCAACATGGGCGTCGCCGCCGAGCGCTCCGAGGCACGGCCCGATGAGGTGGTGCTGGACGCCGGCCGCCTCGCCAACCCGGAAGCGCCCTACGACCTGGTGAAGACCATGCGGGCCTCCATCCTGGTGCTCGGGCCGCTGCTGGCCCGCTTCGGCCGGGCCACCGTGTCCCTGCCCGGCGGCTGCGCCATCGGCTCGCGGCCGGTGGACCAGCACATCAAGGGCCTGCAGGCCATGGGCGCCGACATCAAGGTGGAGCACGGCTACATCGTGGCCACCGCCAAGCGGCTCAAGGGCGCCCGCATCACCACCGACATGGTCACCGTCACCGGCACCGAGAACCTGCTGATGGCCGCCACGCTGGCCGAAGGCGAGACCGTGCTGGAAAACGCCGCCCAGGAGCCCGAGATCCCCGACCTCGCCGAGATGCTGATCGCCATGGGCGCGAAGATCGAAGGCCTCGGCACGAGCAAGATCCGCATCCAGGGCGTCGACTCGCTGCGCGGCTGCAGCCACGACATCATCCCCGACCGCATCGAGTGCGGCACCTTCCTGTGCGCGGTGGCCGCGGCCGGCGGCGAGGTGGTGCTGCGCCATGCCCGCGCCAGCCACCTGGACGCGGTGATCGAGAAGCTGCGCGAGGCCGGCGTGAGCATCGAGGCCGGCGAGGACCACATCCGGGTGAAGGGCGACGGCCGTGTGAAGGCGGTGTCCTTCCGCACCAGCGAGTACCCGGCCTTCCCGACCGACATGCAAGCCCAGTTCATGGCGCTCAACTGCGTGGCCGACGGTGCCGCCAAGATCACCGAGACGATCTTCGAGAACCGCTTCATGCACGTCAACGAGCTGGTGCGCCTGGGCGCCCGCATCGAGGTGGACGGCCACACCGCGGTGGTGCAGGGCGTCGAGAAGCTGTCCGGCGCCACCGTGATGGCGACCGACCTGCGGGCTTCGGCCAGCCTGGTCATCGCCGGCCTGGTGGCCGAGGGCCAGACGGTGGTGGACCGCATCTACCACCTCGACCGAGGCTACGACCAGATGGAAGCCAAGCTGCGCGGCATCGGCGCGGACATCGAGCGAGTGAAGGCGTCATGA
- a CDS encoding BolA family protein, producing MADPTPQEVRDYIAQGLPCEHLAVEGDGRHFFATIVSAEFAGKNRVARHQIVYRALGDRMREQIHALSMKTLTPAEWAETSANHHHH from the coding sequence ATGGCCGATCCCACCCCCCAAGAGGTCCGCGACTACATCGCCCAGGGGCTCCCTTGCGAGCACCTGGCGGTGGAAGGGGATGGCCGTCATTTCTTCGCCACCATCGTCTCGGCCGAGTTCGCCGGCAAGAACCGGGTCGCCCGCCACCAGATCGTCTATCGGGCACTGGGCGATAGAATGCGCGAGCAAATCCACGCCCTGTCGATGAAGACGCTGACCCCCGCCGAGTGGGCTGAGACCTCGGCCAACCACCACCATCATTGA
- a CDS encoding ABC transporter permease — protein sequence MKAVTTRFAGVRTLLYKEVLRFWKVSFQTVAAPVLTAVLYLLIFGHVLEDHVKVYDSVGYTSFLIPGLVMMSVLQNAFANSSSSLIQSKITGNLVFLLVTPLSHWAWFTAYVGASVLRGLAVGVGVFLATVWFAPPSFAQPAWIIVFAVLGAGMLGSLGLIAGLWAEKFDQMAAFQNFIIMPMTFLSGVFYSVHSLPALWQGVSHLNPFFYMIDGFRRGFFGVSDVSPWLSLAVVGSSFLVVSGLALQLLRSGYKLRH from the coding sequence ATGAAAGCCGTCACCACCCGCTTCGCCGGTGTGCGCACGCTGCTCTACAAGGAGGTGCTGCGCTTCTGGAAGGTCAGTTTCCAGACCGTGGCCGCGCCGGTCCTCACCGCGGTGCTCTACCTGCTGATCTTCGGCCATGTACTGGAAGATCACGTCAAGGTCTACGACTCGGTCGGCTACACCAGCTTCCTCATCCCGGGCCTGGTGATGATGAGCGTGCTGCAGAACGCCTTCGCCAACAGCTCCTCCTCCCTCATCCAGAGCAAGATCACCGGCAACCTGGTGTTCCTGCTGGTCACGCCGCTGTCGCACTGGGCCTGGTTCACCGCCTATGTGGGCGCCTCGGTGCTGCGCGGCCTCGCGGTCGGCGTGGGCGTTTTCCTGGCGACCGTGTGGTTCGCGCCGCCCAGCTTCGCGCAGCCGGCCTGGATCATCGTTTTCGCGGTGCTGGGGGCCGGCATGCTGGGCTCGCTCGGGCTCATCGCCGGGCTGTGGGCCGAGAAGTTCGACCAGATGGCCGCCTTCCAGAACTTCATCATCATGCCGATGACCTTCCTGTCGGGCGTCTTCTACTCGGTGCATTCGCTGCCGGCGCTGTGGCAGGGCGTGAGCCACCTGAATCCCTTCTTCTACATGATCGACGGCTTCCGCCGCGGCTTCTTCGGCGTCAGCGACGTCTCGCCCTGGCTCAGCCTGGCGGTGGTGGGCAGCAGCTTCCTGGTGGTCTCGGGCCTGGCGCTGCAGCTGCTGCGCTCGGGCTACAAGCTGCGGCACTGA
- a CDS encoding ABC transporter ATP-binding protein translates to MPAVSFQQVSKSYAGPRGALQALKDVSFDIEPGEFFGLLGPNGAGKTTLISILAGLSRASGGRVLVNGHDVVADYPQARRQLGIVPQELVFDPFFSVREALRIQSGYFGVKRNDDWIDELLAHLGLADKADANMRQLSGGMKRRVLVAQALVHRPPVIVLDEPTAGVDVELRQTLWQFIARLNREGHTVLLTTHYLEEAEALCHRIAMLKAGRIVALDRTSALLSGTASTMLSFKLDGPLPAALAQQARHIGRIVQLKAHDAQEVESLLATLRQAGCKVEDLEIGRADLEDVFLEIMQSDPPPPAAAPAAAREAR, encoded by the coding sequence ATGCCAGCCGTCAGCTTCCAGCAGGTTTCCAAGTCCTATGCCGGGCCGCGGGGTGCCCTGCAGGCCCTCAAGGACGTCAGTTTCGACATCGAGCCGGGCGAGTTCTTCGGCCTGCTGGGGCCCAACGGCGCCGGCAAGACCACGCTCATCAGCATCCTGGCCGGCCTGTCGCGTGCCAGCGGCGGGCGCGTGCTCGTCAACGGGCACGACGTGGTGGCCGACTACCCGCAGGCCCGCCGCCAGCTGGGCATCGTGCCGCAGGAGCTGGTCTTCGACCCCTTCTTCAGCGTGCGCGAGGCGCTGCGCATCCAGTCCGGCTATTTCGGCGTCAAGCGCAATGACGACTGGATCGACGAGCTGCTGGCCCACCTCGGCCTGGCTGACAAGGCCGACGCCAACATGCGCCAGCTTTCCGGCGGCATGAAGCGCCGGGTGCTGGTGGCCCAGGCGCTGGTGCATCGCCCGCCGGTCATCGTGCTCGACGAGCCGACCGCCGGCGTCGACGTGGAGCTGCGCCAGACGCTGTGGCAGTTCATTGCCCGGCTGAACCGCGAAGGCCACACCGTGCTGCTGACCACCCACTACCTGGAGGAGGCCGAAGCGCTGTGCCACCGCATCGCGATGCTGAAGGCCGGCCGCATCGTCGCGCTCGACCGCACCTCGGCGCTGCTCAGCGGCACCGCCAGCACCATGCTCAGCTTCAAGCTCGACGGCCCGCTGCCAGCGGCGCTGGCGCAGCAGGCGCGCCACATCGGCCGCATCGTGCAGCTCAAGGCGCATGACGCGCAGGAGGTCGAAAGCCTGCTGGCCACCCTGCGGCAGGCCGGCTGCAAGGTCGAAGACCTGGAAATCGGCCGGGCCGACCTGGAGGACGTGTTCCTCGAAATCATGCAATCCGACCCGCCGCCGCCCGCCGCCGCGCCGGCGGCCGCACGGGAGGCCCGATGA
- a CDS encoding TetR/AcrR family transcriptional regulator has translation MQQKKPRRTAERILEVTLDLFNRFGEPNVSTTLISAELNISPGNLYYHYPAKDELINSLFDRYERALDELLAAADNVKNVEDAWLFFHMLFELIWQYRFLYRDLNDLLSKNRRLETHFQFLLKNKARAVQSVLDGLCRHKSVCIDPPEAETVATAMVVVLTYWLSYEYVRDPRKALEPESASAALARGAHHVLSLLVPYLEAGEKAHLLGLVAGYRKA, from the coding sequence ATGCAACAGAAGAAGCCGCGCCGCACGGCCGAGCGCATCCTGGAAGTGACGCTGGACTTGTTCAACCGCTTCGGCGAGCCCAACGTCTCGACCACGCTGATTTCGGCCGAGCTGAACATCAGCCCCGGCAACCTCTACTACCACTACCCGGCCAAGGACGAGCTGATCAACTCCTTGTTCGACCGCTACGAGCGGGCGCTGGACGAGTTGCTGGCAGCGGCCGACAACGTCAAGAACGTGGAAGACGCCTGGCTGTTCTTCCACATGCTGTTCGAGCTGATCTGGCAGTACCGCTTCCTCTACCGCGACCTGAACGACCTGCTGAGCAAGAACCGCCGGCTGGAGACCCACTTCCAGTTCTTGCTGAAAAACAAGGCACGCGCCGTGCAATCGGTGCTCGACGGACTGTGCCGGCACAAGTCGGTCTGCATCGATCCGCCGGAAGCGGAGACAGTGGCCACCGCGATGGTGGTGGTGCTCACCTATTGGCTGAGCTACGAGTACGTGCGCGACCCGCGCAAGGCCCTGGAGCCGGAAAGCGCCTCGGCGGCACTGGCGCGGGGGGCACACCATGTGCTTAGCCTGTTGGTGCCCTACCTCGAGGCCGGCGAGAAGGCGCACCTGCTGGGCCTGGTGGCCGGCTATCGCAAGGCTTGA
- a CDS encoding YitT family protein translates to MSASPPFAAEPHTAFEDVQALLVGTLFISLGVALFKHAGLLTGGTAGLAFLLHYATGIGFGQVFFVINLPFYWLALRRMGRPFTVKTFASVLLLSVFAECHPLVLRFGTVEPAYAAVLGGLLMGTGFLMLFRHRASLGGVGILALYLQDTRGWRAGKVQMAIDCGIVAMAFTVVEPRQVMYSLLGAVALNAVLAVNHRPGRYLAM, encoded by the coding sequence ATGTCCGCTTCCCCGCCGTTTGCTGCCGAGCCCCATACCGCTTTCGAGGATGTGCAGGCCCTGTTGGTCGGCACGCTGTTCATCTCGCTGGGGGTGGCGCTGTTCAAGCATGCCGGGCTGCTGACAGGCGGCACGGCCGGGCTGGCCTTCTTGCTGCACTACGCCACCGGCATTGGTTTCGGCCAGGTGTTTTTCGTCATCAACCTGCCCTTCTACTGGCTTGCGCTGCGCCGCATGGGGCGGCCCTTCACGGTGAAGACCTTTGCCTCGGTGCTGCTGCTGTCGGTGTTCGCCGAGTGCCATCCGCTGGTGCTGCGTTTCGGTACGGTCGAGCCGGCCTATGCCGCGGTGCTGGGCGGGCTGCTGATGGGCACCGGCTTCCTGATGCTGTTTCGCCACCGGGCCAGCCTGGGCGGTGTGGGCATCCTGGCGCTCTACCTGCAGGACACGCGCGGCTGGCGAGCCGGCAAGGTGCAGATGGCTATCGACTGCGGCATCGTGGCGATGGCCTTCACCGTGGTCGAGCCGCGGCAGGTGATGTATTCGCTGCTGGGCGCGGTGGCCCTGAACGCAGTGCTGGCCGTGAATCACCGGCCGGGACGCTACCTGGCGATGTGA
- a CDS encoding M949_RS01915 family surface polysaccharide biosynthesis protein, which yields MSRHLHPALLSLSLLVLLPGDAGARPPLTVAPLSPAEAAAEGIPTAEGDVHGLKIHDRAGEHRLVLTRVASATTAGSVDGRTDLIQLRATSYRRAKGGWSPEWVIRDEIQCPGLDIAAAFFTDQLTVTDLDGDGHYEATVPYRLFCGGGVDSSVIKVILRSGEKKLAIRGESRIKSGPNEWYGGSHQLDKALDAKENRVFKQHLLKVWQRVYIEQPGD from the coding sequence ATGAGCCGCCATCTCCACCCCGCCCTGCTCAGCCTCAGCCTGCTGGTCCTGCTCCCCGGCGATGCCGGCGCGAGGCCGCCGCTGACCGTCGCCCCCCTCAGCCCCGCGGAAGCTGCCGCTGAAGGCATTCCCACCGCGGAAGGCGACGTTCACGGCCTCAAGATCCACGACCGAGCCGGGGAACACCGGCTGGTGCTGACCCGGGTGGCATCCGCCACCACCGCCGGCAGCGTGGACGGCCGCACCGACCTCATCCAGCTCAGGGCCACCAGCTATCGCCGCGCCAAAGGCGGCTGGTCCCCGGAATGGGTCATCCGGGACGAAATCCAGTGCCCGGGGCTCGACATCGCCGCTGCCTTTTTCACCGACCAGCTCACTGTCACCGACCTCGATGGCGACGGCCACTATGAAGCCACCGTGCCGTACCGGCTGTTCTGCGGCGGTGGCGTCGACTCCTCGGTGATCAAGGTGATCCTCCGATCCGGCGAGAAGAAGCTCGCCATCCGGGGCGAATCACGCATCAAGAGTGGCCCCAACGAGTGGTATGGCGGCAGCCACCAGCTGGACAAGGCGCTCGACGCCAAGGAGAACCGCGTCTTCAAGCAGCACTTGCTGAAAGTGTGGCAACGCGTCTATATCGAGCAGCCCGGCGACTGA